One Megachile rotundata isolate GNS110a chromosome 5, iyMegRotu1, whole genome shotgun sequence genomic region harbors:
- the APC4 gene encoding anaphase-promoting complex subunit 4: MAGSMRQLEERQLSAEVTRMQWSPKMDLLATANVKGEVMLHRLTWQRVWLLSPQEESDTVVNLAWRPDGKFLAVCYEISKVLCLVDIENKNIIHRTKLTLQNDITCMMWLPLTNVDNDTVSGGNKPSMLPTGEYLPPLPSLNRSFGQEPERKEFLSQTLDILFLGLDNGSVAMYVFGIFYCGTLSVGHDRILEISGGFGKPMWVTWKDNGGIKASRLWCPLLEQSTAFFKVAQAQANIEYLMDYLSRTLMAISEAWETILLEMDEKLARYAETNPPGGVAADFLELLMIGIPTQNLENFLLRDLTEKGLKKLGHSIEMCYSNIQKLVLKNLTNVGMALVYQLAEMRGMVRLGGPYESLGFANESIITNALHASEAFLAKSSEIQQVIDHSMRDYKAFFRWLYVVILRLTDERIPPEVSRVSQQELTFIAEFLRGFDKTEPGVGGRKGVNLEKLGQYLRRENLQTCLTPEGSEWTAMLSENHCLRDHPLIVKQDLNFSLLQSHARLIVAVHNVFREAYSGLVEHFTITTITLAPSVSFASSQITTNDDGLLVAACDMDHKILRLFRIECSHTEPVSLNFKLGTIDIDHRSESYSKACVDGTVIDLQFYSQEYLSLLLLNKHTHASYLIQLPLKCPRIFENHDKNAVTLAELIGNNWPRPFQGISARRIAVSGARKVAAILSESNRKIRLLETEVEPEDEEDEEDEEDGGNDSMLDSSHEKPTTSSQ; the protein is encoded by the exons atgGCAGGTAGTATGAGGCAATTAGAAGAACGACAACTTTCAGCCGAAGTAACTCGGATGCAATGGTCTCCGAAAATGGACCTGTTAGCAACCGCTAACGTTAAAG GAGAAGTTATGTTGCACCGATTAACATGGCAAAGAGTATGGCTGTTAAGTCCTCAGGAAGAATCTGATACTGTAGTGAACTTAGCATGGAGACCAGATGGAAAATTCCTGGCTGTTtgttatgaaatttccaaagtatTGTGTTTAGTggatattgaaaataaaaacattattcATAGGACAAAACTTACGTTGCAAAATGATATCACATGTATGATGTGGTTACCATTAACAAATGTGGATAATGATACTGTATCAGGTGGAAACAAACCAAGCATGCTACCAACAGGGGAATATCTTCCACCGTTACCCAGTTTGAACAGAAGTTTTGGCCAAGAACCTGAACGCAAAGAATTCTTATCTCAAACTTTAGATATTCTTTTT CTTGGATTGGACAATGGAAGTGTTGCAATGTATGTGTTTGGTATATTCTATTGTGGTACACTTTCAGTTGGCCATGATCGAATATTAGAAATTAGTGGTGGATTTGGTAAACCAATGTGGGTCACGTGGAAAGATAACGGTGGCATTAAAGCAAGTAGATTATGGTGTCCATTGTTGGAACAAAGCACAGCATTTTTTAAG GTAGCACAAGCTCAAGCTAACATAGAATATTTGATGGATTATCTTTCACGTACATTGATGGCAATCTCAGAAGCATGGGAAACAATTCTTCTTGAAATGGATGAAAAGCTCGCACGATACGCGGAAACAAATCCGCCTGGTGGTGTTGCTGCAGATTTTCTAGAATTATTAATGATCGGCATACCGACGCAGaacttagaaaattttttattacggGATTTGACTGAAAAAGGATTAAAAAAGTTGGGACACAGTATTGAAATGTGCTACAGTAATATACAG AAATTGGTcttgaaaaatttaacaaacGTCGGGATGGCTTTAGTGTATCAATTAGCTGAAATGAGGGGGATGGTGAGATTAGGTGGTCCATATGAATCTCTAGGATTTGCAAATGAAAGTATTATAACTAATGCCCTCCATGCGTCGGAAGCTTTTCTAGCGAAATCTTCGGAAATTCAGCAAGTAATAGATCATAGCATGCGCGACTACAAAGCATTCTTCCG GTGGCTATATGTTGTAATACTAAGATTAACAGACGAAAGAATACCGCCTGAAGTAAGTCGCGTTAGTCAACAAGAATTAACATTTATCGCGGAATTTCTGCGCGGTTTTGACAAAACTGAGCCAGGCGTTGGAGGGAGGAAAGGAGTGAATTTAGAGAAATTAGGTCAATATTTACGACGTGAAAATTTACAGACTTGTTTAACACCCGAAGGAAGTGAATGGACAGCTATGCTCAGTGAAAATCATTGTCTTCGGGATCATCCACTTATCGTGAAACAAGATCTTAATTTCTCGCTGTTACAGTCCCATGCGAGATTGATTGTCGCCGTTCATAATGTTTTTCGAGAAGCCTATTCAGGCTTAGTTGAACATTTTACGATTACTACTATAACTTTGGCACCATCTGTGTCGTTTGCATCATCCCAGATTACGACCAACGATGATGGTTTACTTGTAGCTGCATGTGACATGGATCATAAAATATTACGACTATTTAGAATCGAATGTTCACATACAGAGCCTGTTtccctaaattttaaattgggtACAATAGATATAGATCATAGATCAG AATCATATTCTAAAGCTTGTGTAGATGGAACTGTGATTGATTTACAGTTTTATTCTCAAGAATACCTCAGCTTATTGTTGCTGAACAAACATACTCACGCATCGTATCTGATACAGTTACCATTAAAATGTCctcgaatttttgaaaatcatgATAAAAATGCAGTTACCTTGGCCGAACTCATAGGTAATAATTGGCCGCGACCTTTTCAAGGTATTTCTGCTCGGCGAATAGCAGTGAGCGGTGCAAGAAAAGTTGCCGCTATTTTGAGTGAAAGTAATAGAAAAATAAGATTATTGGAAACTGAAGTAGAACCTGAAGATGAGGAAGATGAGGAAGACGAAGAAGATGGAGGTAATGATAGTATGTTGGATTCCTCGCATGAAAAGCCTACAACTAGCTCTCAATAA
- the LOC100876535 gene encoding uncharacterized protein LOC100876535 isoform X2, which yields MNIRCVSLLCSLLFLLKTGVHGATVTVTEVPAGHLAELPCLSSDDHHRFMFWQLTDDNRIIGPGNPMDENKYNYEVLTGKLFIRGVSTAESGFYKCVSKGISDHSAINIHVVELIVKKDWEDVWENDFETNLLRGMAAVMVVVVGIAIVLFIVTTKRRRNRRFFDLEESRENSPAKYTPNVRAGPAVPPTITEDGGIDNAALDIDFPKVFKQMQK from the exons ATGAACATAAGATGTGTTTCACTTTTGTGTTCATTACTGTTCCTATTAAAAACTGGAGTTCATGGAGCCACAGTTACAGTAACAGAAGTTCCAGCTGGTCATTTAGCTGAACTTCCTTGTTTAAGTAGCGATGACCACCATCGTTTTATGTTCTGGCAACTTACAGATGATAATCGTATTATTGGCCCTGGGAATCCAATGgatgaaaataaatacaattatgaAGTGTTAACTGGAAAACtgtttataaga GGTGTGTCAACTGCTGAATCTGGTTTCTACAAGTGTGTTTCAAAAGGTATATCGGATCATTCTGCGATTAATATTCACGTGGTTGAATTGATTGTCAAAAAGGATTGGGAAGATGTTTGGGAAAATGATTTTGAG ACAAATTTGTTACGAGGAATGGCTGCTGTTATGGTAGTAGTTGTTGGCATAGCAATTGTTCTTTTCATTGTCACAACAAAAAGAAGACGAAATCGCAGATTTTTTG atttGGAAGAATCAAGAGAAAATTCTCCTGCAAAGTATACACCAAATGTTAGGGCTGGTCCGGCAGTGCCACCAACAATAACTGAAGATGGCGGTATTGATAATGCAGCCCTTGATATTGACTTCCCAAAAGTATTTAAACAAATGCAAAAGTAA
- the LOC100876535 gene encoding uncharacterized protein LOC100876535 isoform X1, producing the protein MQQMNIRCVSLLCSLLFLLKTGVHGATVTVTEVPAGHLAELPCLSSDDHHRFMFWQLTDDNRIIGPGNPMDENKYNYEVLTGKLFIRGVSTAESGFYKCVSKGISDHSAINIHVVELIVKKDWEDVWENDFETNLLRGMAAVMVVVVGIAIVLFIVTTKRRRNRRFFDLEESRENSPAKYTPNVRAGPAVPPTITEDGGIDNAALDIDFPKVFKQMQK; encoded by the exons ATGCAACAG ATGAACATAAGATGTGTTTCACTTTTGTGTTCATTACTGTTCCTATTAAAAACTGGAGTTCATGGAGCCACAGTTACAGTAACAGAAGTTCCAGCTGGTCATTTAGCTGAACTTCCTTGTTTAAGTAGCGATGACCACCATCGTTTTATGTTCTGGCAACTTACAGATGATAATCGTATTATTGGCCCTGGGAATCCAATGgatgaaaataaatacaattatgaAGTGTTAACTGGAAAACtgtttataaga GGTGTGTCAACTGCTGAATCTGGTTTCTACAAGTGTGTTTCAAAAGGTATATCGGATCATTCTGCGATTAATATTCACGTGGTTGAATTGATTGTCAAAAAGGATTGGGAAGATGTTTGGGAAAATGATTTTGAG ACAAATTTGTTACGAGGAATGGCTGCTGTTATGGTAGTAGTTGTTGGCATAGCAATTGTTCTTTTCATTGTCACAACAAAAAGAAGACGAAATCGCAGATTTTTTG atttGGAAGAATCAAGAGAAAATTCTCCTGCAAAGTATACACCAAATGTTAGGGCTGGTCCGGCAGTGCCACCAACAATAACTGAAGATGGCGGTATTGATAATGCAGCCCTTGATATTGACTTCCCAAAAGTATTTAAACAAATGCAAAAGTAA
- the LOC100876646 gene encoding transmembrane protein 60 — MSVLHRAVYTWFNHLIFAILLVLRLDQKIQWNWFIVFIPMWLYDQIFLIYIVFNMVSHFKNGLVVNLRRQAWYMAAVFMKLTAQILICLKLEASHWELPAKVVLAPFWVLLPALTVDVFVHLIHDPY, encoded by the exons ATGTCAGTATTGCATCGTGCTGTATATACTTGGTTCAATCATTTGATTTTTGCAATTCTACTTGTTCTAAGGCtcgatcaaaaaatacaatggaATTGGTTCATTGTTTTCATTCCAATGTGGTTATACGACcaaatatttttgatttatATCGTTTTTAATATGGTTTCCCATTTTAAAAATGGTCTTGTTGTTAATTTGCGTCGACAA gcATGGTACATGGCAGctgtatttatgaaattaactGCTCAGATTCTAATTTGTTTGAAATTGGAAGCTTCTCATTGGGAATTACCAGCAAAAGTTGTTTTGGCACCATTTTGGGTACTCCTTCCAGCATTGACAGTTGATGTTTTTGTCCATCTGATACATGACCCGTATTGA
- the LOC100878102 gene encoding NADH-cytochrome b5 reductase 2 isoform X1 has translation MSQQMNNTTSNSFQALPILAAVGTVVVIGLAFKLYKSWSGDKKKKSPVLLVDPVVKYSLPLIEKEIISHDTRKFRFGLPTPDHVLGLPIGQHVHLTAKIGEDAVIRSYTPVSSDDDHGYVDLVIKVYFKNVHPKFPEGGKLSQYLDNLKIGETVDFRGPSGRLVYKGHGNFSIKILRKDPPVEYTVKKVVMLAGGTGITPMLQLIRAIVKDPTDETQTSLLFANQTEKDILLRNELDDIAKNHPNKLKLWYTLDTSSEDWKYSTGHINAEMIKEHMFPPSPDTIVLMCGPPPMINFACNPNLDKLGYDPKLRFAY, from the exons ATGTCTCAACAAATGAATAATACTACATCGAATAGTTTTCAA GCTTTACCAATATTGGCTGCTGTAGGAACTGTAGTTGTAATAGGATTagcatttaaattatataagtCCTGGAGCGGTGACAAGAAGAAAAAGTCTCCAGTTTTGCTGGTTGACCCAGTTGTTAAATATAGTTTACCTCtaattgaaaaagaaataataagtCATGATACAAGAAAGTTTAGATTTGGTTTACCAACCCCAGATCATGTACTTGGATTACCAATTGGTCAACATGTACACTTAACAGCAAAAATTGGTGAAGATGCAGTTATACGTTCTTATACACCTGTTTCAAGTGATGACGATCATGGTTACGTAGATCTTGTGATTAAG gtatattttaaaaatgttcatcCAAAATTTCCTGAAGGAGGAAAACTATCTCAATACTTAGATAATTTAAAGATTGGAGAGACAGTTGATTTTAGAGGACCTTCTGGTAGACTGGTTTACAAGGGTCATGGAAACTTTtccataaaaattttgagaaaagaCCCACCTGTAGAATATACTGTTAAAAAG GTTGTGATGTTAGCTGGTGGAACAGGTATTACACCAATGTTGCAATTAATTCGAGCTATAGTAAAGGACCCCACAGATGAAACCCAAACTTCTTTACTTTTTGCTAATCAAACAGAAAAAGACATATTACTTCGAAATGAATTAGATGATATTGCAAAGAATCATCCTAACAAATTGAAACTTTGGTATACATTAGATACTAGCAGTGAAGACTGGAAATATAGTACAGGTCATATAAATGCGGAAATGATAAAAGAACACATGTTTCCTCCATCACCTGATACAATTGTACTTATGTGTGGACCACCtccaatgatcaattttgcctGTAATCCTAACCTGGATAAATTGGGATATGATCCAAAATTACGCTTCGCATATTAA
- the LOC100878102 gene encoding NADH-cytochrome b5 reductase 2 isoform X3, which yields MPNLRSLALPILAAVGTVVVIGLAFKLYKSWSGDKKKKSPVLLVDPVVKYSLPLIEKEIISHDTRKFRFGLPTPDHVLGLPIGQHVHLTAKIGEDAVIRSYTPVSSDDDHGYVDLVIKVYFKNVHPKFPEGGKLSQYLDNLKIGETVDFRGPSGRLVYKGHGNFSIKILRKDPPVEYTVKKVVMLAGGTGITPMLQLIRAIVKDPTDETQTSLLFANQTEKDILLRNELDDIAKNHPNKLKLWYTLDTSSEDWKYSTGHINAEMIKEHMFPPSPDTIVLMCGPPPMINFACNPNLDKLGYDPKLRFAY from the exons ATGCCAAACTTGCGATCGTTG GCTTTACCAATATTGGCTGCTGTAGGAACTGTAGTTGTAATAGGATTagcatttaaattatataagtCCTGGAGCGGTGACAAGAAGAAAAAGTCTCCAGTTTTGCTGGTTGACCCAGTTGTTAAATATAGTTTACCTCtaattgaaaaagaaataataagtCATGATACAAGAAAGTTTAGATTTGGTTTACCAACCCCAGATCATGTACTTGGATTACCAATTGGTCAACATGTACACTTAACAGCAAAAATTGGTGAAGATGCAGTTATACGTTCTTATACACCTGTTTCAAGTGATGACGATCATGGTTACGTAGATCTTGTGATTAAG gtatattttaaaaatgttcatcCAAAATTTCCTGAAGGAGGAAAACTATCTCAATACTTAGATAATTTAAAGATTGGAGAGACAGTTGATTTTAGAGGACCTTCTGGTAGACTGGTTTACAAGGGTCATGGAAACTTTtccataaaaattttgagaaaagaCCCACCTGTAGAATATACTGTTAAAAAG GTTGTGATGTTAGCTGGTGGAACAGGTATTACACCAATGTTGCAATTAATTCGAGCTATAGTAAAGGACCCCACAGATGAAACCCAAACTTCTTTACTTTTTGCTAATCAAACAGAAAAAGACATATTACTTCGAAATGAATTAGATGATATTGCAAAGAATCATCCTAACAAATTGAAACTTTGGTATACATTAGATACTAGCAGTGAAGACTGGAAATATAGTACAGGTCATATAAATGCGGAAATGATAAAAGAACACATGTTTCCTCCATCACCTGATACAATTGTACTTATGTGTGGACCACCtccaatgatcaattttgcctGTAATCCTAACCTGGATAAATTGGGATATGATCCAAAATTACGCTTCGCATATTAA
- the LOC100878102 gene encoding NADH-cytochrome b5 reductase 2 isoform X2, translating into MLFFLVLIVTIYKALPILAAVGTVVVIGLAFKLYKSWSGDKKKKSPVLLVDPVVKYSLPLIEKEIISHDTRKFRFGLPTPDHVLGLPIGQHVHLTAKIGEDAVIRSYTPVSSDDDHGYVDLVIKVYFKNVHPKFPEGGKLSQYLDNLKIGETVDFRGPSGRLVYKGHGNFSIKILRKDPPVEYTVKKVVMLAGGTGITPMLQLIRAIVKDPTDETQTSLLFANQTEKDILLRNELDDIAKNHPNKLKLWYTLDTSSEDWKYSTGHINAEMIKEHMFPPSPDTIVLMCGPPPMINFACNPNLDKLGYDPKLRFAY; encoded by the exons ATGTTGTTTTTCTTGGTGTTAATTGTTACCATTTACAAA GCTTTACCAATATTGGCTGCTGTAGGAACTGTAGTTGTAATAGGATTagcatttaaattatataagtCCTGGAGCGGTGACAAGAAGAAAAAGTCTCCAGTTTTGCTGGTTGACCCAGTTGTTAAATATAGTTTACCTCtaattgaaaaagaaataataagtCATGATACAAGAAAGTTTAGATTTGGTTTACCAACCCCAGATCATGTACTTGGATTACCAATTGGTCAACATGTACACTTAACAGCAAAAATTGGTGAAGATGCAGTTATACGTTCTTATACACCTGTTTCAAGTGATGACGATCATGGTTACGTAGATCTTGTGATTAAG gtatattttaaaaatgttcatcCAAAATTTCCTGAAGGAGGAAAACTATCTCAATACTTAGATAATTTAAAGATTGGAGAGACAGTTGATTTTAGAGGACCTTCTGGTAGACTGGTTTACAAGGGTCATGGAAACTTTtccataaaaattttgagaaaagaCCCACCTGTAGAATATACTGTTAAAAAG GTTGTGATGTTAGCTGGTGGAACAGGTATTACACCAATGTTGCAATTAATTCGAGCTATAGTAAAGGACCCCACAGATGAAACCCAAACTTCTTTACTTTTTGCTAATCAAACAGAAAAAGACATATTACTTCGAAATGAATTAGATGATATTGCAAAGAATCATCCTAACAAATTGAAACTTTGGTATACATTAGATACTAGCAGTGAAGACTGGAAATATAGTACAGGTCATATAAATGCGGAAATGATAAAAGAACACATGTTTCCTCCATCACCTGATACAATTGTACTTATGTGTGGACCACCtccaatgatcaattttgcctGTAATCCTAACCTGGATAAATTGGGATATGATCCAAAATTACGCTTCGCATATTAA
- the CCT2 gene encoding chaperonin containing TCP1 subunit 2 isoform X1: MQVSLNPVRILKNEAEEEKAEIARLSLFVGAIAIGDLVKSTLGPKGMDKVLVAHGRSAGQVQVTNDGATILKSVGVDNPAAKILVDMSRVQDDEVGDGTTSVTVFAAELLREAEKLIDQKIHPQTIIAGWRNATNVAREALKNAAADNSADPERFCEDLSNIARTTLSSKILAQHKEHFSTLAVDAVLRLKGSGNLSAIQIIKKRGGTLSDSYLDDGFLLDKKPGVHQPQRITDARILIANTPMDTDKIKVFGSRVRVDSMAKIAELEAAEKEKMKDKVDKIIKHGCNVFVNRQLIYNYPEQLFADANIMAIEHADFDGIERLALVTGGEIVSTFDNPDMVKLGKCDLIEQVMVGEDTLLKFSGVPLGEACTVIIRGATQQILDEAERSLHDALCVLSATVRESRIVYGGGCSEMIMACAVMRAAAATPGKEAVAMESFARALQQLPTVIADNAGYDSAQLVSELRAAHNSGANTMGLDMEQGKISCMKKLGITESWAVKRQVLLSAAEAAEMILRVDDILRAAPRKRVRDRGRC; encoded by the exons ATGCAGGTCTCCTTGAATCCTGTTAGGATCCTCAAAAATGAAGCAGAGGAAGAGAAGGCAGAAATTGCCAGGTTAAGTTTATTTGTAGGAGCAATAGCTATTGGTGACTTAGTAAAATCTACGCTTGGCCCAAAGGGTATGGATAAAGTATTGGTAGCTCATGGTCGATCCGCTGGACAAGTTCAAGTCACCAATGATGGAGCAACTATTCTTAAAAGTGTTGGTGTAGATAATCCTGCAGCCAAAATTTTAGTAGATATGTCTCGTGTGCAAGATGATGAAGTTGGTGATGGCACTACATCTGTAACTGTTTTTG CTGCTGAGTTATTAAGAGAAGCAGAGAAATTAATTGATCAAAAAATTCATCCACAAACCATAATTGCTGGTTGGAGAAATGCAACTAATGTAGCTCGGGAAGCTTTAAAAAATGCTGCAGCTGACAATTCAGCAGATCCTGAACGTTTCTGTGAAGATCTATCTAACATTGCTCGTACAACCTTGAGCTCAAAAATTTTAGCTCAGCATAAAGAACACTTCAGTACCCTTGCAGTGGATGCTGTTTTACGCCTTAAAGGATCAGGGAATTTATCAGCTATTCAAATAATTAAGAAACGTGGAGGAACTTTATCTGATTCTTACCTTGATGATGGATTCTTACTGGATAAGAAACCTGGAGTACATCAGCCACAAAGAATAACTGATGCACGTATTCTTATAGCTAACACTCCCATGGATACAGATAAAATCAAA gtatttggatCGAGAGTAAGAGTTGATTCAATGGCGAAAATCGCAGAATTAGAAGCagcggaaaaagaaaaaatgaag GATAAAGTTGACAAAATCATAAAACATGGCtgcaacgtttttgtcaatagACAGCTAATTTATAATTATCCTGAGCAATTGTTTGCTGATGCTAATATTATGGCTATTGAGCATGCTGACTTTGATGGTATTGAAAGACTCGCGCTTGTTACTGGCGGAGAAATAGTCAGTACGTTTGATAATCCCGATATGGTGAAACTTGGAAAATGTGATCTCATTGAACAG GTAATGGTAGGTGAAGATACTTTGCTTAAATTTTCCGGAGTTCCGTTGGGAGAGGCTTGTACGGTAATAATTAGAGGCGCTACTCAACAAATTCTTGATGAAGCAGAAAGATCTCTGCACGATGCTCTTTGTGTACTGTCGGCTACTGTACGCGAATCGAGAATTGTTTATGGCGGAGGATGCAGTGAGATGATAATGGCTTGTGCTGTAATGAGAGCAGCTGCTGCCACTCCTGGAAAAGAAGCAGTTGCAATGGAATCATTTGCTCGAGCCTTGCAACAATTACCTACTGTCATTGCAGACAATGCTGGTTATGATTCAGCTCAATTAGTTAGCGAACTGAGAGCTGCGCATAATTCTGGTGCAAATACAATGGGTCTCG ATATGGAACAAGGAAAAATCAGTTGCATGAAAAAATTGGGAATAACGGAATCTTGGGCTGTGAAGAGACAAGTTTTGCTTAGTGCAGCTGAAGCGGCAGAAATGATTTTGCGTGTAGATGATATCCTACGGGCGGCACCTAGGAAACGTGTTAGGGATCGTGGTCGTtgttaa
- the CCT2 gene encoding chaperonin containing TCP1 subunit 2 isoform X2 codes for MVSLNPVRILKNEAEEEKAEIARLSLFVGAIAIGDLVKSTLGPKGMDKVLVAHGRSAGQVQVTNDGATILKSVGVDNPAAKILVDMSRVQDDEVGDGTTSVTVFAAELLREAEKLIDQKIHPQTIIAGWRNATNVAREALKNAAADNSADPERFCEDLSNIARTTLSSKILAQHKEHFSTLAVDAVLRLKGSGNLSAIQIIKKRGGTLSDSYLDDGFLLDKKPGVHQPQRITDARILIANTPMDTDKIKVFGSRVRVDSMAKIAELEAAEKEKMKDKVDKIIKHGCNVFVNRQLIYNYPEQLFADANIMAIEHADFDGIERLALVTGGEIVSTFDNPDMVKLGKCDLIEQVMVGEDTLLKFSGVPLGEACTVIIRGATQQILDEAERSLHDALCVLSATVRESRIVYGGGCSEMIMACAVMRAAAATPGKEAVAMESFARALQQLPTVIADNAGYDSAQLVSELRAAHNSGANTMGLDMEQGKISCMKKLGITESWAVKRQVLLSAAEAAEMILRVDDILRAAPRKRVRDRGRC; via the exons ATG GTCTCCTTGAATCCTGTTAGGATCCTCAAAAATGAAGCAGAGGAAGAGAAGGCAGAAATTGCCAGGTTAAGTTTATTTGTAGGAGCAATAGCTATTGGTGACTTAGTAAAATCTACGCTTGGCCCAAAGGGTATGGATAAAGTATTGGTAGCTCATGGTCGATCCGCTGGACAAGTTCAAGTCACCAATGATGGAGCAACTATTCTTAAAAGTGTTGGTGTAGATAATCCTGCAGCCAAAATTTTAGTAGATATGTCTCGTGTGCAAGATGATGAAGTTGGTGATGGCACTACATCTGTAACTGTTTTTG CTGCTGAGTTATTAAGAGAAGCAGAGAAATTAATTGATCAAAAAATTCATCCACAAACCATAATTGCTGGTTGGAGAAATGCAACTAATGTAGCTCGGGAAGCTTTAAAAAATGCTGCAGCTGACAATTCAGCAGATCCTGAACGTTTCTGTGAAGATCTATCTAACATTGCTCGTACAACCTTGAGCTCAAAAATTTTAGCTCAGCATAAAGAACACTTCAGTACCCTTGCAGTGGATGCTGTTTTACGCCTTAAAGGATCAGGGAATTTATCAGCTATTCAAATAATTAAGAAACGTGGAGGAACTTTATCTGATTCTTACCTTGATGATGGATTCTTACTGGATAAGAAACCTGGAGTACATCAGCCACAAAGAATAACTGATGCACGTATTCTTATAGCTAACACTCCCATGGATACAGATAAAATCAAA gtatttggatCGAGAGTAAGAGTTGATTCAATGGCGAAAATCGCAGAATTAGAAGCagcggaaaaagaaaaaatgaag GATAAAGTTGACAAAATCATAAAACATGGCtgcaacgtttttgtcaatagACAGCTAATTTATAATTATCCTGAGCAATTGTTTGCTGATGCTAATATTATGGCTATTGAGCATGCTGACTTTGATGGTATTGAAAGACTCGCGCTTGTTACTGGCGGAGAAATAGTCAGTACGTTTGATAATCCCGATATGGTGAAACTTGGAAAATGTGATCTCATTGAACAG GTAATGGTAGGTGAAGATACTTTGCTTAAATTTTCCGGAGTTCCGTTGGGAGAGGCTTGTACGGTAATAATTAGAGGCGCTACTCAACAAATTCTTGATGAAGCAGAAAGATCTCTGCACGATGCTCTTTGTGTACTGTCGGCTACTGTACGCGAATCGAGAATTGTTTATGGCGGAGGATGCAGTGAGATGATAATGGCTTGTGCTGTAATGAGAGCAGCTGCTGCCACTCCTGGAAAAGAAGCAGTTGCAATGGAATCATTTGCTCGAGCCTTGCAACAATTACCTACTGTCATTGCAGACAATGCTGGTTATGATTCAGCTCAATTAGTTAGCGAACTGAGAGCTGCGCATAATTCTGGTGCAAATACAATGGGTCTCG ATATGGAACAAGGAAAAATCAGTTGCATGAAAAAATTGGGAATAACGGAATCTTGGGCTGTGAAGAGACAAGTTTTGCTTAGTGCAGCTGAAGCGGCAGAAATGATTTTGCGTGTAGATGATATCCTACGGGCGGCACCTAGGAAACGTGTTAGGGATCGTGGTCGTtgttaa